CGCATGACTGCCCGACCCGAAAGTCCTCGGCGAAGACGAAACCGCAAAGGACAGTCAGCATCACCAGCACGAACACTGCTCTCATGGTTTGACTCCTTCTTCGATTGGGAGGAACGCTGCCCGCAAAGGAGACCCTTTGCTCCGGGCAGCCGGGTTTAATCAAGTGACGGTTGCGAACAAGGGAATAGTGTCTGTCGGGCGCACCACCTCCTCACATGCAATGAGAGTCCACGGGCAGATTGCATGATGATCCGCACCATACGCGAAAACAAAGGGCTGACTCAGCCTATAGTCGTTGTGATTACTGAAAAAATACAGGGCGGGCGCGCCCGAGTCAATAAAAAAAAGCGGACCCCCTTTTCCAGGTTCCCCCCGCGCGGCGGGCCTAGTCGTGCTCGCCGGCTTTGCGCCAGCGCTCCTGCGCCTCGCGCACCACGCGCTCCGCGGCCGCCCGGTCCTCCCACCCCTCGACCGCCGTCTTCTTCTCCTCCAACTCCTTGTATACCTGGAAGAAATGCTCGATCTCTTTCACCAGGTGCGGCGGGACCTCCTCCAGCGCCCGGATCCTGTTCCACATCGGGTCGTGGATCGGCACGCACAAAATCTTCTCATCCGGGCCCTTTTCGTCCTGCATGCGGAACAGCCCTACCGGACGGGCATCGATCAGGCATCCCGGGAAAGTCGGCTCCCAGGTGAGCACGAGAGCATCGAGCGGGTCGCGGTCGCCCCCCAGCGAATTGAGGATGAAACCGTAATCGCTCGGGTAGTGCACCGCCGAAAACAGCATGCGATCGAGACGGAACAGCCCGCGCGCCTTGTCGTACTCGTACTTGTTCCGGCTCCCCTTGGGGATCTCGACCAGCACTTCGACAGTGAAGTCATTTTCCATCATACGGTTCTCCGAGAGAGCCCTCCGCTCTCAGCCTCCGGCGGGCAGGCGCCGCTCTATTCGTATTCCGCACACATCGCGCGCCGCACGGAACCGACCGGCCCCCCCGGACCCGGTCGGCGCCAATCCGCGCCGACGCCTCCTACATCGACTTCGCCAACTTCACATACGCCTCGACCTCGGCCAGCGCCCGGTCGACCGCGCTGCGCCAGAAACCCTCGTCGGCCAGATCCACCCCCAGGTGAGTCCGGGCGAGCTCTTCGCAGGTCATGCTGCCGGTGTCCGCCAGGAGCGCGCGGTAGTCCTTCGCGAACTTCTTCCCCTCCCGCTTGGCCCGATCGTAGACGCCGCCGGCAAAGAGGAACCCGAACACGTAGGGGAAATTGTAGAAGGGCGCCGAGGTCATGTAGAAGTGCAGTTTGGATGCCCAGAAGAGCGGGTGGCACCCCGAATCGTCCAGCATTCCCGCAAACGCCTCCTTCTGCGCCGTCACCATCATCTCCGACAGCCGTTCCGCCGGGACCATCCCGTTCCGGCGTTCCGCGTAAAAGGCTCGGTCGAAAATGTACCGGCAGTGCAGGTCGGTAAACATCACATAGGCCGACTGGAGTTTCTGGTCCAGCAGCATGAGCCGTTCCCCGGCGTCGGCCGCCTGGCCCAGGGCCGCATCGGTCACCAGCGTTTCGGAGAAAATCGAAGCCGTCTCGGCCAGCGGCATGGGGTACTGTTGCGCGAAATACGGTTTCTCGGTGATGACCTGCTGGTGGTAGGCGTGGCCGAGTTCGTGGGCGAGCGTGAGAAGGTTCTCGAACGACCCGCCGTAGGTCATGAACACCCGCGACTGGCGGACCGGTCCGAACCCGGTGCAGAAGGCTCCGCCCGCTTTGCCGGCGCGGTCCTCGGCCTCCACCCAGCGGCTGTCGATCGCCCGGCGGTAAAAATCCGCCATGTCATCGGAGAACGACCGCACCTGGGCCACGACGAAATCGCCGGCCTCCGCGAAGCTGTACTGCCGATCGGACCGGCCGGCCGGCGCGAATTCGTCGTACCAGCGGAACCGGTCGATCCCCAGCAGTCTCTTCTTCGCGTCGACATAGGCGCGGAGCCGCTTTTTCTCCTCCGCAATCACCCGCCACATGGTGTCGAGCGTCGCCTCCTGCAGGCGGGCGTTGCGCAGCGGTTCGTACATGAGATCCCAGCCGCGGTACTTGTAGAGCGACAGGCGGAATCCCGCCTGGGCGTTGAGCGCCATCGCCGCCAGATCCTGACGGCGCTTCCACCCGTTGGTCATCGCCTCAAACGCCCGCCGCCGCACCTCCCGGTCGGGGCTGGACATTTTGGTCGCAATCTGCCCCATCGAGAGCAGCTTCGTCTGGCCGCCTTCCTCGAACGGTTCCCGAAGGTCGCCGGCCATCTTGTCATACAACTGGTTCCAGGTGTGATAGCCGTTGACCGCCAGATCCAGCGCCAGCTCCTCTTTTTCCACCGGCATTTTCCGGCGGGCGGTCTCGCGCACCTCGTTGAGGAAAAACTCCGTCCCGCGCAGTTCCGGGGCCGCCGTGAGCAGCTGCCAGGCCGCATCCGACTGCTGCAGAGACATCGCCTCGATCCGGGTCATGAGCTTCTTCCACTGGGCGACATCCTCCTCTCCTTCGGCATCGGCGGCGTGGGCAAGCGTGTCGCTGACATTCTGGGCTTTCAGACACGATGCGAACGCCAGCAGCAACTCGAGGTCGG
This genomic stretch from Candidatus Zixiibacteriota bacterium harbors:
- a CDS encoding M3 family oligoendopeptidase, coding for MSHTATHIPAAPTWDLDSIFPGGSASAEYKAFREKVKKDLAGAATAVDRLPAAITPENRPQWAAAISTLQSILADLELLLAFASCLKAQNVSDTLAHAADAEGEEDVAQWKKLMTRIEAMSLQQSDAAWQLLTAAPELRGTEFFLNEVRETARRKMPVEKEELALDLAVNGYHTWNQLYDKMAGDLREPFEEGGQTKLLSMGQIATKMSSPDREVRRRAFEAMTNGWKRRQDLAAMALNAQAGFRLSLYKYRGWDLMYEPLRNARLQEATLDTMWRVIAEEKKRLRAYVDAKKRLLGIDRFRWYDEFAPAGRSDRQYSFAEAGDFVVAQVRSFSDDMADFYRRAIDSRWVEAEDRAGKAGGAFCTGFGPVRQSRVFMTYGGSFENLLTLAHELGHAYHQQVITEKPYFAQQYPMPLAETASIFSETLVTDAALGQAADAGERLMLLDQKLQSAYVMFTDLHCRYIFDRAFYAERRNGMVPAERLSEMMVTAQKEAFAGMLDDSGCHPLFWASKLHFYMTSAPFYNFPYVFGFLFAGGVYDRAKREGKKFAKDYRALLADTGSMTCEELARTHLGVDLADEGFWRSAVDRALAEVEAYVKLAKSM
- a CDS encoding inorganic diphosphatase; the protein is MENDFTVEVLVEIPKGSRNKYEYDKARGLFRLDRMLFSAVHYPSDYGFILNSLGGDRDPLDALVLTWEPTFPGCLIDARPVGLFRMQDEKGPDEKILCVPIHDPMWNRIRALEEVPPHLVKEIEHFFQVYKELEEKKTAVEGWEDRAAAERVVREAQERWRKAGEHD